The Magnetospirillum sp. 15-1 genome has a window encoding:
- a CDS encoding IS630 family transposase (programmed frameshift), whose translation MGAPIPLRPDFDGSVLRRLARASDDADQTRRLLALASIYDGGSRSGAAKLGGVGLQVVRDWVVHFNSDGPAGLIDRKAPGQVSKLNAEQRQSLVDKVERGPIPAVDGVVRWRLKDPALWLFEDFGISLDETTVGRELKAMGFRKLSARPRHHAQNGDAVEDFKKGFPTELAAIRAKLPPGTDIEVWWQDEARVGQKNKITRRWAKRGTRPSAPHDQRTQSAYIFGAICPERGVGAALVLPRCDTLAMQWHLDEIASQVRPGAHAVLMLDQAGWHTADKLAVPDNITILPLPPRSPELNPVENIWQFIRQNWLSNRVFESYDQIIALCCHAWNRLIDQPWKIISIGRRQWAHRF comes from the exons ATGGGTGCCCCGATACCGCTTCGTCCGGACTTTGATGGTTCTGTTCTTCGCCGTCTTGCCCGCGCCTCGGATGATGCCGATCAGACGCGTCGTCTGTTGGCGCTGGCGTCGATCTATGACGGCGGCAGTCGGAGCGGCGCGGCGAAGCTGGGCGGGGTCGGGCTCCAGGTGGTTCGGGATTGGGTGGTGCACTTCAATTCGGACGGACCTGCGGGCCTGATCGACCGCAAGGCTCCCGGCCAGGTGTCGAAGCTGAATGCTGAGCAACGCCAGTCCTTGGTTGACAAGGTGGAGCGCGGCCCGATCCCGGCGGTCGATGGGGTCGTCCGTTGGCGCCTCAAGGATCCGGCCCTGTGGCTCTTCGAGGATTTCGGCATCTCGCTGGACGAGACGACGGTGGGGCGAGAATTGAAGGCGATGGGCTTCCGCAAGCTGTCGGCGCGGCCTCGCCATCATGCCCAGAACGGCGATGCCGTTGAGGATTTTAAAAAAG GTTTCCCCACCGAGCTGGCGGCGATCCGGGCCAAGCTGCCGCCAGGAACCGACATAGAGGTCTGGTGGCAGGACGAGGCCCGGGTCGGGCAAAAGAACAAGATCACCCGCCGCTGGGCCAAGCGGGGGACGCGCCCTTCGGCGCCCCATGACCAGCGCACCCAGTCCGCCTACATCTTCGGCGCCATCTGCCCCGAGCGCGGTGTCGGCGCCGCCCTCGTCCTGCCGCGCTGCGACACCCTCGCCATGCAGTGGCACCTGGACGAGATCGCATCCCAAGTGAGGCCGGGCGCCCACGCCGTCCTCATGCTCGATCAGGCGGGATGGCACACCGCCGACAAGCTGGCCGTGCCGGACAACATCACCATCCTGCCCTTGCCGCCCCGCTCGCCGGAACTCAATCCGGTCGAAAACATCTGGCAGTTCATCCGCCAGAACTGGCTCTCCAACCGTGTCTTCGAATCCTACGACCAGATCATCGCCTTGTGCTGCCATGCATGGAACAGGCTCATCGACCAGCCATGGAAAATCATCTCCATCGGCCGTCGCCAGTGGGCGCATAGGTTTTGA
- a CDS encoding class I SAM-dependent methyltransferase, producing the protein MIDVHLKYLEHFADLPDAVVVDVGCGEGALVRALAERKARPIGIAPAGPRLEAARALSPRSKRIRYEAGAPDALPLDDGAADLVTCLFTFGALPAERHAAALREARRVLRPGGRLHMVEPFAEGPYFELIRLIDDPTERRAQTIRSVASTWDMGLKPLIAGSYIHLERFTGFEDFRARITDGDEVRGETFALHERALRDTFVRLGLGDGSGAVIFRQPCRLYHFSRVDMAEQAA; encoded by the coding sequence ATGATCGACGTTCACCTCAAATACCTGGAACATTTCGCCGACCTGCCCGACGCGGTGGTGGTCGACGTGGGCTGCGGCGAAGGGGCCCTGGTCCGCGCCCTGGCCGAGCGCAAGGCGCGGCCCATCGGCATCGCCCCCGCCGGCCCCCGGCTGGAGGCGGCCCGCGCCCTGTCGCCACGCTCCAAGCGCATCCGCTACGAGGCCGGCGCCCCCGACGCCCTGCCCCTGGACGATGGGGCCGCCGATCTGGTGACCTGCCTGTTCACCTTCGGCGCCCTGCCGGCCGAGCGCCATGCCGCCGCCCTGCGCGAGGCGCGCCGGGTGCTGCGGCCCGGCGGACGGCTGCACATGGTGGAACCCTTCGCCGAAGGACCCTATTTCGAGCTGATCCGGCTGATCGACGACCCCACCGAGCGGCGCGCCCAGACCATCCGCTCCGTCGCCTCCACCTGGGACATGGGGCTGAAGCCGCTGATCGCCGGCAGCTACATCCATCTGGAGCGCTTCACCGGTTTCGAGGATTTCCGCGCCCGCATCACCGACGGCGACGAAGTGCGCGGCGAGACCTTCGCCCTGCACGAACGGGCGCTGCGCGACACCTTTGTCCGCTTGGGCCTCGGCGACGGCAGCGGCGCCGTCATCTTCCGCCAGCCCTGCCGCCTTTACCATTTCAGCCGGGTGGACATGGCGGAGCAGGCGGCATGA
- a CDS encoding MetQ/NlpA family ABC transporter substrate-binding protein — protein MKLLRLISLAALFALPLTAQAAEPLRVGVSAGPYAEILEFAGRLAKEREGIEVKVTEFADYTMPNAALAQGDLDLNNFQHKPYLDNQIKTRGYELVPVEKSIVVPLGLYSKRLKSLSELKDGSTVAIPNDPSNGTRALILLQQAGLLRIDPKAGIGATPLDITDNPRKLKIKEIDAAQLPRSLDDVDFAAVTLNYAVGAGLNPKTALLLETIDSQWNLWFVTQKARKDDPRIAKYIAVYRSPEVKAFIE, from the coding sequence ATGAAATTGCTTCGCCTGATCTCCCTGGCCGCCCTTTTTGCCCTGCCCCTCACCGCCCAGGCCGCCGAGCCGTTGCGTGTCGGCGTCTCGGCCGGCCCCTATGCCGAAATCCTGGAATTCGCCGGCAGGCTTGCCAAGGAGCGGGAGGGCATCGAGGTCAAGGTCACCGAGTTCGCCGACTACACCATGCCCAACGCCGCCCTGGCCCAAGGGGACCTGGACCTCAACAATTTCCAGCACAAGCCCTACCTGGACAACCAGATCAAGACGCGGGGTTACGAACTGGTGCCGGTGGAAAAGAGCATCGTGGTGCCGTTGGGCCTCTATTCCAAGAGGCTGAAAAGCCTGTCCGAGTTGAAGGACGGCAGCACGGTGGCCATTCCCAACGATCCCTCCAACGGCACCCGCGCCCTCATCCTGCTGCAACAGGCCGGGCTGCTGAGGATCGACCCCAAGGCGGGCATCGGCGCCACTCCGCTCGATATCACCGACAACCCCAGGAAGCTGAAGATCAAGGAGATCGACGCCGCCCAGCTGCCGCGGTCCCTGGACGACGTGGATTTCGCGGCGGTGACCCTGAACTACGCGGTGGGCGCCGGCCTCAATCCCAAGACCGCCCTGCTGCTGGAGACCATCGACAGCCAGTGGAACCTGTGGTTCGTCACGCAGAAGGCCCGCAAGGACGACCCGCGTATCGCCAAGTACATCGCCGTCTATCGCTCGCCCGAGGTCAAGGCCTTCATCGAGTAG
- a CDS encoding methionine ABC transporter permease produces the protein MSQRLIELLLEALGETLAMVGLSASLAVLLGLPLGVLLLVTRPGHILAAPVFNRAAGLLVNAARSTPFIILMVAIIPLTRTIAGSSIGTGAATVPLTLAAIPFMARLVEASLREVEPGLIETAQAMGATPWQIVLKVLIPEALPGIAAGLTITVVSLIGYSAMAGAVGGGGLGDLGIRYGYQRFQGEVMAAVVGVLILLVQAVQSAGDLAARRLDKRQSPGRDGK, from the coding sequence GTGTCGCAGAGACTGATCGAGCTGTTGCTTGAAGCCCTGGGCGAAACCCTGGCCATGGTCGGGCTCTCGGCCAGCCTGGCCGTCCTGCTCGGCCTGCCGCTGGGCGTATTGCTGCTGGTGACCCGGCCCGGCCACATCCTGGCGGCGCCGGTATTCAACCGGGCGGCCGGCCTGCTGGTCAATGCCGCCCGTTCGACGCCGTTCATCATCCTGATGGTGGCGATCATCCCGCTGACCCGGACCATCGCCGGCTCCTCCATCGGCACCGGGGCGGCCACCGTGCCGCTGACCCTCGCCGCCATCCCCTTCATGGCCCGCCTGGTGGAGGCCTCGCTGCGCGAGGTGGAGCCGGGCCTGATCGAAACCGCCCAGGCCATGGGCGCCACGCCGTGGCAGATCGTCCTCAAGGTGCTGATCCCCGAAGCCCTGCCCGGCATCGCCGCCGGACTGACCATCACCGTGGTCAGCCTGATCGGCTATTCCGCCATGGCCGGCGCGGTAGGTGGCGGCGGGCTGGGCGATCTCGGCATCCGCTACGGCTACCAGCGCTTCCAGGGCGAGGTGATGGCCGCCGTGGTCGGCGTGCTGATCTTGCTGGTGCAGGCGGTCCAAAGTGCCGGCGACCTCGCGGCGCGACGGCTCGATAAGCGGCAATCTCCCGGCCGCGACGGAAAGTGA
- a CDS encoding phenylacetate--CoA ligase has translation MTIQLSGTEQRYWAPALETQSREEWESLKLALLQKHLAHAYAGSRWYRDSFDRAGVTPLSLNSLDDLARFPFIDKRILRERQEAEPLLGDLAAVPERDVVYISASSGSTGVPTVSPFTARDFDAWQDFEARLFWSSGLRPHDRYCHSLNFSLFVGGPCVLGAQKLGALCIHAGTVPSERLLAILRQFQATAIWTTPSYAWYLGETAQKEGIDPRRDLAVRRIFVAGEPGGSIPETRERIESLWGAKVYDYYGLSDIFGACAGMCEERDGLHWAEDHILTEVLDPATGEPVREGERGELVLTTLQKRARPLIRFRTGDIVSFTSEPCRCGRTSQRLLGVHGRLDDMLIIRGVNLFPSDVEAVVRQDGDFSGEYRLVVERHDHLDSVTVEAERRHGVNTHPDDLAARLTRRLKAITGVGARVTVLAPDTLPRATHKAKRVDDRRTGLWTT, from the coding sequence ATGACCATCCAGCTCTCCGGCACCGAGCAACGCTACTGGGCTCCGGCCCTGGAAACCCAATCCCGCGAGGAATGGGAATCCCTGAAGCTGGCGCTGCTGCAAAAGCACCTGGCCCACGCCTATGCCGGCTCCCGCTGGTACCGGGACAGCTTCGATAGGGCGGGTGTGACGCCCCTCTCCCTGAACAGCCTGGACGATCTGGCCCGCTTCCCCTTCATCGACAAGCGGATCTTGCGCGAGCGCCAGGAGGCCGAACCGCTGCTGGGCGATCTGGCGGCGGTGCCCGAGCGCGACGTGGTCTACATCTCCGCCTCGTCGGGCTCCACCGGGGTACCCACCGTCTCGCCCTTCACCGCCCGGGACTTCGACGCATGGCAGGATTTCGAGGCGCGGCTGTTCTGGTCGTCGGGCCTGCGCCCCCATGACCGCTACTGCCATTCGCTGAATTTCTCGCTGTTCGTCGGCGGACCTTGCGTGCTGGGCGCCCAGAAGTTGGGAGCACTATGCATTCACGCCGGCACGGTGCCGTCCGAACGCCTTCTGGCCATCCTCAGGCAATTCCAGGCCACCGCCATCTGGACCACACCGTCCTATGCCTGGTACCTGGGCGAAACCGCCCAGAAGGAAGGCATCGATCCCCGCCGCGACCTGGCGGTGCGGCGCATCTTCGTGGCGGGCGAGCCCGGCGGCTCCATCCCCGAAACGCGCGAGCGCATCGAAAGCCTGTGGGGCGCCAAGGTCTATGACTATTACGGCCTGTCGGACATCTTCGGCGCCTGCGCCGGCATGTGCGAGGAGCGCGACGGCCTGCACTGGGCCGAGGACCATATCCTGACCGAGGTGCTGGACCCCGCCACGGGCGAGCCGGTGCGCGAAGGCGAGCGCGGCGAATTGGTGCTGACCACGCTGCAGAAGCGGGCGCGGCCGCTGATCCGCTTCCGCACCGGCGACATCGTGTCGTTCACCTCCGAGCCCTGCCGCTGCGGCCGGACCTCCCAGCGCCTGCTGGGCGTGCACGGGCGCCTGGACGACATGCTGATCATCCGCGGCGTCAACCTGTTCCCCAGCGACGTCGAGGCGGTGGTGCGCCAGGACGGCGACTTCTCCGGCGAGTACCGCCTGGTGGTCGAGCGCCACGACCACCTGGACTCGGTGACGGTGGAGGCCGAGCGCCGCCACGGCGTCAACACCCACCCCGACGATCTGGCGGCTCGGCTCACCCGGCGCCTCAAGGCGATCACCGGGGTGGGAGCCCGCGTCACCGTGCTGGCCCCCGACACCCTGCCCCGCGCCACCCACAAGGCCAAACGCGTCGACGACCGCCGCACCGGACTTTGGACAACCTGA
- a CDS encoding pyridoxal-phosphate dependent enzyme: MACDADLLSQIGNTPLIELTNLDTAPCRLFVKLESRNPSGSIKDRAALSMVRAAEREGLLRPGGHLVEATAGNTGLALALLAAHRGYRLTLVIPDRAGLDKVAHLRAMGADVVLARSDVPRRHPEHYRNVAARVATETGAHFIDQFNNPANPAAHEDGTGPELWEQLGGQVDAVVAGAGSGGTITGLARFFARRSPATEMVLADPRGSVLADYVRTGRVGEVGSWLVEGIGGDCVPLISDFSRVTQAYSISDRESFATARLVLRTEGLLVGSSSGTLLAAALRYCREQTEPKRVATLVCDSGNRHLSRLHDETWLADQGLLQRNEYGDLRDLISRRHDEGAAITVRPDDTLSTAYNRMRVHDVSQVPVVVGEGCIGLLDESDVLIALNEGKFGFDMPVRDAMTRKIETVPLETAPERLLPLFDRGWVAIVVDGERFLGLVTRMDLLNHLRRKLAA, translated from the coding sequence ATGGCCTGCGATGCCGACCTGCTGAGTCAGATCGGAAATACCCCGCTGATCGAGCTGACCAACCTCGATACGGCGCCCTGCCGTTTGTTCGTGAAGCTGGAGAGCCGCAATCCTTCGGGTTCCATCAAGGACCGCGCCGCCCTGTCCATGGTGCGCGCCGCCGAGCGGGAGGGGCTGCTGCGGCCGGGCGGCCATCTGGTGGAGGCCACCGCCGGCAATACCGGGCTGGCCCTGGCGCTGCTGGCCGCCCATCGCGGCTATCGCCTGACCCTGGTGATCCCCGACAGGGCGGGCCTCGACAAGGTCGCCCATCTGCGTGCCATGGGGGCCGACGTGGTGCTGGCCCGTTCCGATGTTCCCCGCCGCCATCCCGAGCATTACCGGAACGTGGCGGCCCGCGTGGCGACCGAGACCGGCGCCCACTTCATCGACCAGTTCAACAACCCGGCCAACCCCGCGGCGCACGAGGACGGCACCGGTCCGGAATTGTGGGAGCAACTGGGCGGGCAGGTGGACGCGGTGGTGGCCGGGGCCGGTTCGGGTGGCACCATCACCGGGCTCGCCCGTTTCTTCGCCCGCCGTTCGCCGGCCACCGAGATGGTGCTGGCCGATCCGCGCGGCTCGGTGCTGGCCGATTACGTCCGCACCGGACGGGTGGGGGAGGTGGGGTCGTGGCTGGTGGAGGGCATCGGCGGCGATTGCGTCCCGCTGATCAGCGACTTTTCCCGTGTCACCCAGGCCTATTCCATCTCCGACCGGGAAAGCTTCGCCACGGCGCGTCTGGTGCTGAGGACCGAAGGGCTGCTGGTCGGCTCGTCGTCGGGCACCCTGCTGGCCGCCGCCTTGCGCTATTGCCGCGAGCAGACCGAGCCCAAGCGGGTGGCCACCTTGGTCTGCGATTCCGGTAACCGTCATCTGTCGCGCCTGCACGACGAAACCTGGCTGGCCGACCAGGGGCTGTTGCAGCGCAACGAGTACGGCGACCTGCGTGACCTGATCTCGCGGCGCCATGACGAAGGGGCGGCGATCACCGTGCGGCCGGACGATACCCTGTCCACCGCCTACAATCGCATGCGGGTTCACGACGTGTCCCAGGTGCCGGTGGTGGTGGGCGAGGGCTGCATCGGCCTGCTGGACGAATCCGACGTGCTGATCGCCCTGAACGAGGGGAAATTCGGTTTCGACATGCCGGTCCGGGACGCCATGACCCGCAAGATCGAGACCGTGCCGCTGGAAACCGCGCCCGAACGGCTGCTGCCGCTGTTCGATCGCGGCTGGGTGGCCATCGTGGTGGATGGCGAGCGATTCCTGGGGTTGGTCACCCGCATGGATCTGCTCAACCACCTGCGGCGCAAATTGGCGGCTTGA
- a CDS encoding methionine ABC transporter ATP-binding protein, giving the protein MIVINDLHKEFPGADGPVPVLRGVSLDVAKGEIFGIIGRSGAGKSTLVRCINLLERPSRGSVTVGGRALSALNDPALRAARREIGMVFQHFNLLSSRNVRDNVALPLELTKVPRAAKRRRVSELLELVGLSDQAESYPAQLSGGQKQRVGIARALASRPSVLLCDEATSALDPETTKSVLALLKEISRSLGLTIVLITHEMQVIKEIADRVAVLDDGRVVEQGRVFDVFTSPAHPTTRALVREVLNLELPESLASRLRFSPLTASHLVVRITFTGAAAHAPIMSEMVRRFGVSFNILHGHIDYIQDAPYGTLTVDATGPESGLQAALDFLRHHNLKAEILGRVAETDRAVA; this is encoded by the coding sequence GTGATCGTCATCAACGACCTTCACAAGGAATTCCCCGGCGCCGACGGGCCGGTACCGGTTCTGCGGGGCGTATCGCTCGACGTCGCCAAGGGCGAGATCTTCGGCATCATCGGCCGCTCCGGGGCGGGCAAGAGCACCCTGGTCCGCTGCATCAACCTGCTGGAACGTCCGAGCCGGGGCAGCGTCACCGTGGGAGGCCGCGCCCTGTCGGCCCTGAACGATCCCGCCTTGCGCGCCGCGCGTCGCGAGATCGGCATGGTGTTCCAGCACTTCAACCTGCTGTCGTCGCGCAATGTGCGCGACAATGTCGCTCTGCCGCTGGAGCTGACCAAGGTGCCCCGCGCCGCCAAACGACGGCGGGTGAGTGAGTTGCTGGAACTGGTGGGACTCTCCGATCAGGCGGAATCCTATCCGGCGCAACTGTCGGGCGGGCAGAAGCAGCGGGTGGGCATCGCCCGCGCTTTGGCGTCGCGCCCCTCGGTGCTGCTCTGCGACGAGGCCACCTCGGCGCTGGACCCCGAAACCACCAAGTCGGTGCTGGCCCTGCTGAAGGAGATCAGCCGCTCGCTCGGCCTGACCATCGTACTGATCACCCACGAGATGCAGGTGATCAAGGAGATCGCCGACCGGGTCGCCGTGCTTGACGATGGCCGCGTCGTGGAACAGGGCCGGGTGTTCGACGTCTTCACCAGTCCGGCCCACCCCACCACACGGGCCCTGGTGCGCGAGGTGCTGAATCTGGAGCTGCCGGAATCCCTGGCTTCAAGGCTGCGCTTCTCCCCTCTCACCGCGTCGCATCTGGTGGTGCGCATCACCTTCACCGGTGCCGCCGCCCACGCCCCCATCATGTCCGAGATGGTCCGCCGCTTCGGGGTGTCGTTCAACATCCTGCACGGGCACATCGACTATATCCAGGACGCCCCCTACGGCACGCTGACCGTGGACGCCACCGGGCCGGAAAGCGGCCTGCAGGCGGCGCTGGACTTCCTGCGTCACCATAACCTCAAAGCGGAGATTCTCGGCCGTGTCGCAGAGACTGATCGAGCTGTTGCTTGA
- a CDS encoding IS630 family transposase (programmed frameshift), which produces MAGPLSQDLRQRIAAALNSGETTRSAAKRFGVSVATAVRIGQKWRSGRGLQPSKMGGHRRPLLSGETADWIQSRLAEKKDLTMRALAAELAERGVVVTHDTVWRFVRGLGLSFKKTLMAKEQDGPRVARLRHRWKTHQHRLDPSRLVFIDETWVKTNMTRLRGWSPRGEALLAKVPHGHWKTLTFLAGLRHDRIIAPLVLDGPINGATFTAWVEQSLAPALEPGDVVILDNLGSHKGKPARQAIRKVGAHLLFLPPYSPDLNPIEMMFAKLKTLVRKADERTIETTWRRVGKLLDAFPPQECAAYLRHAGYASI; this is translated from the exons ATGGCAGGACCTCTTTCGCAAGACCTTCGGCAGCGGATAGCCGCAGCCCTGAATTCAGGCGAGACGACACGCTCGGCAGCGAAGCGCTTTGGGGTTTCGGTGGCGACGGCGGTTCGGATCGGCCAGAAGTGGCGATCCGGGCGCGGTCTTCAGCCCAGCAAGATGGGCGGGCATCGCCGCCCACTTCTGAGCGGAGAGACCGCCGATTGGATACAATCCCGGCTGGCCGAGAAGAAGGACCTGACCATGCGGGCTCTGGCGGCAGAACTGGCCGAGCGGGGTGTCGTCGTCACCCACGATACCGTCTGGCGTTTCGTCCGTGGTCTGGGCTTGAGCTTC AAAAAAACGCTGATGGCCAAGGAACAGGATGGGCCGAGGGTAGCGCGGCTGCGCCATCGCTGGAAAACCCATCAACACAGGCTTGATCCCTCGCGCCTGGTCTTTATCGATGAGACCTGGGTCAAGACCAACATGACGCGTCTGCGCGGATGGAGCCCTCGGGGAGAGGCCCTCCTGGCCAAGGTTCCCCACGGCCACTGGAAAACCCTGACCTTCCTGGCGGGCCTGCGCCATGACCGGATCATCGCTCCCCTGGTCCTCGACGGCCCCATCAATGGGGCGACCTTCACCGCCTGGGTGGAGCAATCCTTGGCACCGGCCCTGGAACCCGGTGACGTCGTCATCCTCGATAATCTGGGAAGCCACAAAGGAAAGCCGGCACGCCAAGCCATTCGCAAGGTCGGTGCTCATCTGCTCTTCCTGCCGCCCTACAGCCCCGATCTCAATCCCATCGAGATGATGTTCGCCAAACTCAAGACCCTCGTCCGAAAGGCTGACGAACGAACCATCGAAACCACATGGAGGCGCGTCGGTAAACTCCTGGACGCTTTCCCTCCGCAGGAGTGCGCCGCATATCTGCGGCACGCAGGGTATGCTTCAATCTAA